A genomic segment from Candidatus Aegiribacteria sp. encodes:
- a CDS encoding GreA/GreB family elongation factor: MPKITDMASTGEYDALTDQWIEILNGTVPYDEMTEVLSILVNSGKDNLATELLELTIAEKEIDGENGFPTFLLKAAALFGISEPLRKALIEVIRDEYLMFQPLEYFLKLSGLKNENTDISSSWRKFNSLMKYRKNGYLYHKTFGVGQIARISRTHATIDFQKAKNHDMKLDVVLETTVCLDPDSLAVLSWRNADEFSRLFRESHSEFLERFANESPGNNGEILIQDIPILFDTSEFTKSDVWKILKKMADGADGFANLGDRIVLLDQNIDFLEQIRSIISMKKTPAREKVRQVQALLKSCCTRFPNELTTLLDNVRSLSSPETGSLFELCWILTNKGSSNDFSEIRFDYLETSAARGERALGEIHSQACRKAYLNLFFSGNNEKGEKVKLLSGLQRSLWEYAAFLLEESDPELLSDCIGYYLSKPSETDRFLWSLCFLASHEEKWDDSLGENQMGLFLDNLIFSSADTQKKVINVLIGPLKLKLADYLSSIDTRMLNNYLDSFNTSATAQNEGLCLFLGRSLSLRKNSAMRKSGKRHFWETDALFSSRKAIDQREADTIRLKRVEIPSAAEDIGEAASHGDLSENAEYAAAIERRDLLLDRLNRWTKELQKYRPYPPDEISSEIVSPGVRIQLQKTDGSETVKTVDLVGPLDADPEKGWINYMAPLGKEILGKSLGDIVVLQSDDINEWRIASIEILDFVDQ; encoded by the coding sequence AAGGATAACCTGGCCACTGAGCTCCTCGAATTAACTATTGCCGAGAAAGAGATCGACGGAGAAAATGGTTTTCCGACCTTTCTTTTAAAAGCAGCCGCGCTTTTTGGAATATCTGAACCTCTACGAAAAGCTCTTATTGAGGTAATCAGAGATGAATACTTGATGTTTCAGCCCCTTGAATATTTTCTGAAACTCAGCGGATTAAAGAATGAAAACACTGACATTTCATCATCGTGGCGAAAGTTCAACTCCCTTATGAAGTACAGGAAAAATGGTTACCTGTACCATAAAACCTTCGGTGTCGGGCAAATAGCAAGGATAAGCCGTACACACGCAACCATTGATTTTCAGAAGGCTAAGAATCATGACATGAAGCTGGATGTGGTTCTTGAGACAACAGTATGTCTTGATCCCGATTCACTGGCAGTTCTTTCATGGAGAAACGCTGATGAATTCTCCCGGCTTTTCAGAGAATCTCATTCCGAATTTCTTGAAAGATTTGCTAACGAATCTCCTGGAAATAACGGAGAGATACTAATTCAAGATATCCCGATTCTCTTCGACACTTCGGAATTCACGAAGAGTGATGTCTGGAAAATCCTGAAGAAAATGGCAGACGGTGCTGACGGTTTTGCCAACCTTGGTGACCGTATTGTGCTTCTTGATCAAAACATTGATTTCCTTGAACAGATAAGAAGCATAATCAGCATGAAAAAAACCCCTGCACGAGAAAAAGTGAGACAGGTTCAGGCTCTACTGAAATCATGCTGCACAAGATTTCCTAACGAACTGACAACTCTTCTGGATAACGTGCGAAGTCTATCCAGTCCCGAAACAGGATCCTTATTCGAGCTATGCTGGATCCTTACCAATAAAGGTTCCTCTAATGACTTTTCTGAAATCCGGTTCGATTATCTTGAAACCTCTGCGGCAAGAGGAGAGAGGGCCCTAGGGGAAATTCATTCACAGGCATGCAGAAAGGCTTACCTGAATCTTTTTTTCTCAGGGAACAATGAAAAAGGAGAAAAAGTCAAACTGCTGTCCGGCCTTCAGCGTTCTCTCTGGGAATACGCTGCTTTCCTTTTGGAGGAATCCGACCCGGAACTGCTTTCCGATTGTATTGGTTACTATTTATCTAAACCATCGGAAACAGACAGGTTTCTCTGGTCACTATGCTTTCTTGCTTCGCATGAGGAGAAGTGGGATGACAGTCTGGGAGAGAACCAGATGGGTCTATTCCTTGATAATCTGATATTCTCCAGTGCCGATACGCAGAAGAAAGTCATCAATGTTCTCATTGGTCCTCTAAAATTGAAGCTTGCCGACTATCTTTCCTCCATTGATACGCGAATGCTTAATAACTACCTTGATAGTTTCAATACCAGCGCTACCGCACAGAACGAAGGTCTTTGCCTATTTTTGGGAAGAAGCCTGTCTCTCAGAAAAAATTCTGCGATGAGAAAATCGGGAAAAAGGCATTTCTGGGAAACGGATGCGCTCTTTTCAAGCAGGAAAGCTATCGATCAAAGGGAAGCGGATACTATTCGATTGAAGCGGGTGGAAATTCCCTCAGCCGCCGAAGATATCGGGGAAGCAGCTTCACACGGAGATCTCTCCGAAAATGCGGAATATGCAGCAGCGATAGAGAGAAGAGACCTTCTGCTCGACAGGCTTAACAGGTGGACGAAGGAACTTCAGAAGTACAGGCCGTACCCGCCCGATGAGATCAGCTCTGAAATCGTTTCTCCTGGAGTCAGAATACAGCTTCAAAAAACAGACGGTTCTGAAACCGTTAAAACGGTGGATCTGGTTGGCCCTCTTGATGCGGATCCTGAAAAGGGATGGATCAATTATATGGCACCCCTTGGAAAAGAAATTCTTGGAAAATCACTGGGGGATATCGTTGTTCTTCAATCAGATGACATTAACGAGTGGCGAATCGCATCAATTGAGATACTCGATTTCGTGGATCAGTAA